In Ruminococcaceae bacterium BL-6, a genomic segment contains:
- the ligA gene encoding DNA ligase, which yields MDVKEAEKRAGQLREQISYHNRKYYVQDAPEISDYEYDMMYRELQQLENEFPQLVTPDSPTQEVGAAPLNKFEPVVHTVPLESLQDAFSEEEMAEFDRRVRAVVHDPVYIVEPKFDGLSVALEYRDGVYVRGSTRGDGLVGEDVTENIRTIRTVPLKLSEKLPMIEVRGEVYMAHDVFYQLCARQELNQEKTFKNPRNAAAGSLRQKDSRITAKRTLDIFVFNVQRVEGAALEYHDQALEYMKKLGFSVTPFYRRCTTLEQVLEAVEEIGEMRGTLNYSIDGAVVKVNSFEQRRILGSTAKFPKWAQAFKYPPEEKKTRLLDIEVNVGRTGVLTPTGTFEPVTLAGTTVSRATLHNQDYISEKDIRVGDTVILRKAGEIIPEVVSVVSHEPGSVPYHIPQVCPSCGGPTVRDEGEAATRCPNPECPAQLLRHIIHFTSRDAMDIDGFGPAVIEQLVQAGLMKSPADIYTLPMERVKSMERMGEKSAQNLADAIERSKENDLYRLVFALGIPHVGLKAAKLLAEHFGDIDRIFQAGVEEISAIDGFGSVMAESVHAFFSLSATAHLIGRLRDAGVNMKSKSAPSDGALRGKTFVLTGTLPTLSRAQATELIESRGGKVSSSVSKKTSYVLAGEEAGGKLEKARQLDVPVLTEEKFRRML from the coding sequence ATGGACGTAAAAGAGGCCGAAAAACGGGCCGGACAGTTGAGAGAACAGATCAGCTATCACAATCGGAAATATTATGTTCAGGATGCGCCGGAAATCAGCGACTATGAATACGACATGATGTACCGTGAACTGCAGCAGCTGGAAAACGAGTTTCCGCAGCTTGTCACGCCGGATTCCCCGACCCAGGAGGTGGGCGCGGCCCCGCTGAACAAGTTTGAGCCGGTGGTGCACACGGTTCCGCTGGAAAGCCTTCAGGATGCCTTTTCCGAAGAGGAGATGGCCGAGTTCGACCGCCGGGTGCGTGCCGTGGTGCACGACCCGGTCTATATTGTGGAGCCGAAGTTCGACGGCCTTTCCGTCGCGCTGGAATACCGGGACGGCGTGTATGTGCGCGGCTCCACCCGCGGCGACGGCCTTGTGGGCGAGGATGTGACGGAGAACATCCGGACGATCCGCACCGTTCCGCTCAAACTGAGCGAAAAGCTGCCGATGATCGAGGTGCGCGGAGAGGTCTATATGGCGCACGACGTATTTTACCAGCTGTGCGCCCGGCAGGAGCTGAATCAGGAAAAAACGTTCAAGAACCCGCGCAACGCGGCGGCTGGCTCCCTCCGCCAGAAGGATTCCCGCATCACCGCGAAGAGGACGCTGGACATCTTCGTTTTCAACGTCCAGCGGGTCGAGGGCGCTGCGCTGGAATATCACGACCAGGCGCTGGAGTATATGAAAAAGCTGGGATTTTCCGTCACGCCCTTTTATCGCAGGTGCACCACCCTGGAGCAGGTGCTGGAAGCCGTGGAGGAGATCGGGGAGATGCGTGGGACGCTCAACTATTCCATCGACGGGGCCGTCGTGAAGGTAAATTCGTTCGAGCAGCGCCGCATTCTGGGAAGCACCGCGAAGTTCCCGAAATGGGCCCAGGCGTTCAAATATCCGCCGGAGGAAAAAAAGACCCGCCTGCTGGATATCGAGGTCAATGTGGGCCGCACCGGCGTCCTGACCCCCACCGGGACCTTCGAGCCGGTGACGCTGGCCGGCACCACGGTGAGCCGCGCGACCCTGCACAATCAGGATTATATTTCCGAGAAGGATATCCGCGTCGGCGATACGGTGATCCTGCGGAAGGCCGGGGAAATCATCCCGGAGGTCGTCTCCGTCGTCTCCCACGAGCCGGGCAGCGTGCCGTACCATATTCCGCAGGTCTGTCCCTCCTGCGGCGGCCCCACCGTGCGCGACGAGGGCGAGGCCGCCACGCGCTGCCCCAATCCCGAGTGCCCGGCTCAGCTTCTGCGCCACATCATCCATTTCACCAGCCGCGACGCCATGGATATCGACGGATTCGGCCCGGCGGTCATCGAGCAGCTCGTGCAGGCCGGCCTGATGAAATCCCCTGCGGATATTTATACGCTGCCGATGGAACGGGTCAAATCCATGGAACGGATGGGGGAAAAATCCGCGCAGAATCTGGCGGACGCGATCGAACGCTCCAAAGAGAACGACCTTTACCGGCTGGTGTTCGCGCTCGGGATCCCGCATGTGGGGCTGAAGGCCGCCAAGCTTCTCGCCGAGCATTTCGGGGATATCGACCGCATCTTTCAAGCCGGCGTGGAAGAGATTTCCGCGATCGACGGGTTCGGGTCCGTGATGGCGGAAAGCGTTCACGCGTTTTTCTCGCTTTCCGCCACGGCCCACCTGATCGGCCGGCTGCGGGATGCCGGGGTGAACATGAAGAGCAAATCCGCCCCTTCCGACGGCGCCCTGCGGGGAAAAACATTCGTCCTGACCGGGACTCTCCCGACGCTCTCCCGCGCACAGGCGACGGAGCTGATCGAGTCGCGGGGCGGGAAGGTGTCTTCCTCCGTGTCCAAAAAGACCAGCTACGTCCTGGCGGGCGAGGAGGCCGGAGGCAAGCTGGAAAAAGCCCGGCAGCTCGATGTCCCGGTTCTGACGGAAGAGAAATTCCGCCGGATGCTGTAA
- a CDS encoding Stage III sporulation protein AA: MEDTNCSFFDTAAAPVSLRLAPYLRRLPERIKAKTQEIRLRVNRPVCLSVDGKNYFLAGHGISTLPEHCVTAEKEDVEDTFRNVCSSSVYSHQNEIRNGYVTIRGGHRVGVCGTAVVSGGRIEGLRDISSLNIRVARQINGAANELLFRLGEGIFQGVLLAGAPSTGKTTLLRDLARQLSSGSNHPFSRVAVIDERGELGGTFLGEAQNDLGNCDILDGYPKSEGILQAVRALSPELIVCDELGGERDAAAVREGLSAGVAMVVSVHAGSREDLLRRAQVRTLLLTGAFQTVVLLDSAAHPGKIKGIYKAGELLDQIAGNSGRGCGFCDGGVYGIA; the protein is encoded by the coding sequence ATGGAAGATACCAACTGCAGCTTTTTCGACACAGCCGCCGCCCCCGTCAGCCTAAGGCTCGCTCCATATCTCCGGCGGCTGCCGGAACGGATCAAGGCGAAGACCCAGGAAATCCGGCTCCGGGTCAACCGGCCGGTCTGCCTTTCCGTTGACGGAAAAAATTATTTTCTGGCCGGGCACGGCATCTCCACGCTCCCCGAGCACTGCGTCACCGCAGAAAAGGAAGACGTAGAGGATACCTTTCGGAACGTATGCAGCAGCTCCGTTTACAGCCACCAGAACGAAATTCGGAACGGCTATGTCACCATCCGCGGTGGGCACCGGGTCGGCGTGTGCGGCACGGCCGTCGTCAGCGGGGGGAGGATCGAGGGGCTGCGCGATATTTCTTCTTTGAATATCAGGGTGGCGCGCCAGATCAACGGCGCGGCAAACGAGCTTTTATTCCGGCTTGGGGAGGGAATTTTCCAGGGGGTGCTGCTGGCGGGAGCGCCGTCCACAGGGAAGACGACGCTCCTGCGCGATCTGGCAAGGCAGCTTTCATCCGGCTCGAACCATCCGTTCAGCAGGGTCGCGGTCATCGATGAGAGAGGGGAACTGGGGGGGACGTTTCTTGGGGAGGCCCAGAACGACCTCGGGAACTGCGACATCCTGGACGGCTATCCCAAAAGCGAGGGGATCCTTCAGGCGGTGCGCGCGCTTTCCCCGGAGCTGATCGTCTGCGATGAGCTCGGCGGGGAGCGCGATGCGGCGGCCGTGCGCGAAGGGCTGAGCGCCGGAGTCGCCATGGTGGTGAGCGTCCACGCGGGGAGCAGGGAAGACCTTCTGCGGCGCGCGCAGGTGCGCACCCTGCTTCTGACGGGGGCGTTCCAGACCGTGGTCCTGCTGGATTCGGCGGCGCATCCCGGAAAAATAAAAGGAATTTATAAGGCTGGTGAGCTTCTTGATCAAATTGCTGGGAATTCTGGCCGTGGCTGCGGCTTCTGCGATGGCGGGGTATATGGAATCGCGTAA
- a CDS encoding Stage III sporulation protein AB, producing the protein MLGILAVAAASAMAGYMESRKLGIRVTQLEKFLAFLSAAKTEIRYSAMPVERIVEKHGSGLKFLVLCAGYCAQGEVFRDAWEHGLKEGTAGSGLTQQDIDYIRSFGLGFGATDVEGQLSHCQLYFNFLSDALMEAKKEKEQKSKLYFMLGIFGGIAAALLLS; encoded by the coding sequence TTGCTGGGAATTCTGGCCGTGGCTGCGGCTTCTGCGATGGCGGGGTATATGGAATCGCGTAAGCTCGGAATCCGGGTGACGCAGCTGGAAAAATTTCTGGCGTTCCTTTCGGCGGCGAAAACCGAGATCCGGTATTCCGCCATGCCGGTGGAGCGCATCGTGGAAAAGCACGGAAGCGGATTGAAATTTCTGGTGCTGTGCGCCGGGTACTGTGCGCAGGGCGAAGTTTTCCGGGACGCCTGGGAGCACGGATTGAAAGAAGGCACGGCGGGTTCCGGCCTGACACAGCAGGATATCGATTATATCCGGAGCTTTGGCCTCGGATTCGGCGCGACGGATGTGGAGGGGCAGCTTTCCCACTGCCAGCTTTATTTTAATTTTCTTTCCGACGCGCTGATGGAAGCAAAAAAGGAGAAAGAACAGAAGTCGAAGCTGTATTTTATGCTGGGGATTTTCGGCGGAATTGCAGCGGCCCTTTTGTTGAGTTGA
- the spoIIIAC gene encoding stage III sporulation protein (feeding tube apparatus) (Evidence 2a : Function from experimental evidences in other organisms; PubMedId : 1766372, 15028710, 17693505, 28784753; Product type cp : cell process) — protein sequence MDVDLIFKIATIGIIVAVLNQLLIRSGREEQAMMTTLAGLIVVLMMVIQQIDLLFKTIKSIFGL from the coding sequence ATGGATGTGGATCTGATCTTTAAAATCGCCACCATCGGCATTATCGTAGCGGTGCTCAATCAGCTTCTGATCCGGTCCGGACGCGAGGAACAGGCAATGATGACGACGCTGGCCGGACTGATCGTGGTGCTGATGATGGTGATCCAGCAGATCGATCTCCTTTTTAAGACGATCAAATCCATCTTTGGGTTGTAA
- a CDS encoding Stage III sporulation protein AD: MNIVGIAGIALVSAVIAVMLRRYNQEYAVVVTITAGVIILVQILANIMPAIRQINSLLSSAGLPNEYAVILFKTLGLCFLAQFAADSCRDAGENALASKVELAGKLAIVILALPLFEKIASTALALIGGGS, translated from the coding sequence ATGAATATCGTTGGAATTGCCGGAATCGCCCTTGTCTCGGCGGTCATCGCCGTCATGCTGCGCCGCTATAATCAGGAATACGCCGTCGTCGTCACCATCACGGCGGGGGTCATCATCCTGGTTCAGATCCTTGCCAACATCATGCCGGCCATCCGCCAGATCAACAGCCTTCTGTCCTCGGCGGGCCTGCCGAACGAGTACGCGGTGATCCTGTTCAAGACGCTCGGGCTTTGCTTTCTGGCACAGTTCGCCGCCGATTCCTGCCGCGACGCGGGGGAAAACGCGCTGGCCTCCAAGGTGGAGCTGGCGGGCAAGCTCGCCATTGTGATACTGGCCCTGCCGCTCTTTGAAAAGATCGCCTCCACGGCGCTGGCGCTGATTGGGGGCGGGTCATGA
- a CDS encoding Stage III sporulation protein AE — protein sequence MKKLLCFLMVLLLFTLPAWAKQADPGEYYQQQYEDSGAADLPDSLPDEARKILEEIGADSPDWESISGLTPESIFSQIGNVASEKSSGPLHAALSVLAVILLCALMDGLKLSFGERPMSGVIGLVGTLCICTIVVQPVVTCIQHVALVIKGAAAFLLACIPVLTGIMVAGGQGVSAGTYNILMVAAGNVISLVAAVVVVPLLNIFLAFSIVSAISPALRLSGLCDLFSSAVKWILTFCMTVFSGLLTVQTVVSSAADSAGAKTMKFVVSAFVPVVGSALGDALASVQGSVRLLKSGVGAFGLLAAGAIFLPVALECLFWLFTLSACAAVGNLFELKEITELLRSSSKVIQILLSLILCCLTILVISTVLMMAIGGGTA from the coding sequence ATGAAAAAGCTGCTTTGCTTTCTGATGGTCCTTCTGCTTTTCACTCTGCCGGCGTGGGCAAAACAGGCCGACCCGGGGGAGTATTACCAGCAGCAGTACGAGGATAGCGGAGCCGCCGACCTGCCGGATTCGCTTCCGGATGAAGCACGCAAAATCCTGGAGGAGATCGGCGCCGATTCCCCGGATTGGGAAAGCATCTCCGGCCTGACGCCGGAGTCGATCTTTTCCCAGATCGGGAATGTCGCTTCGGAAAAAAGCTCCGGGCCGCTCCATGCCGCGCTTTCCGTTCTGGCGGTCATCCTGCTGTGCGCGCTGATGGACGGGCTGAAACTCTCCTTCGGGGAGCGCCCCATGAGCGGTGTGATCGGACTGGTGGGCACGCTGTGCATCTGCACGATCGTGGTGCAGCCCGTCGTCACCTGCATTCAACACGTCGCCCTCGTCATCAAAGGGGCCGCCGCTTTCCTTCTGGCCTGCATCCCGGTTCTCACCGGCATCATGGTCGCGGGCGGGCAGGGCGTCAGCGCGGGGACTTACAATATCCTGATGGTGGCGGCGGGGAACGTGATCTCGCTGGTGGCGGCCGTCGTTGTCGTTCCGCTCCTGAATATTTTTCTCGCCTTTTCCATCGTGTCGGCAATTTCGCCGGCGCTTCGGCTTTCCGGGCTCTGCGACCTGTTCAGCAGCGCGGTCAAGTGGATCCTCACTTTCTGCATGACGGTCTTTTCGGGGCTTTTGACCGTTCAGACCGTGGTGTCCTCCGCGGCGGACAGCGCCGGGGCGAAAACGATGAAGTTCGTCGTCAGCGCGTTTGTCCCCGTTGTCGGCAGCGCGCTCGGCGACGCGCTGGCCAGCGTGCAGGGGAGCGTCAGGCTGCTCAAGTCGGGCGTGGGGGCTTTCGGCCTTCTGGCGGCGGGCGCCATCTTCCTTCCCGTGGCGCTGGAATGCCTGTTCTGGCTTTTTACGCTGTCCGCCTGCGCGGCAGTCGGGAACCTTTTTGAGCTGAAAGAGATCACGGAGCTGCTGCGCTCGTCCTCCAAGGTCATTCAGATCCTTCTCTCCCTGATCCTGTGCTGCCTGACGATTCTGGTGATCTCCACGGTGCTGATGATGGCGATTGGGGGCGGAACGGCATGA
- a CDS encoding Stage III sporulation protein AF, which produces MNGIREWSSVICLAALAAALLQYLMPDGSMERVARLVMSAFLLCSILIPLSRLVSKFPSNFSFPRVQAQADDAFQNTVDTQISQAAEQGIENVVAGELLKLDVKYKNVAVMMDTNEDGSISITKVVVSLDRKDSGRSEQVKACLEKVLGLKTEVTVHAGS; this is translated from the coding sequence ATGAACGGGATACGGGAATGGTCCTCGGTGATCTGTCTGGCCGCCCTTGCGGCCGCCCTGCTCCAATACCTGATGCCCGACGGCTCGATGGAGCGGGTGGCGCGGCTCGTGATGAGCGCGTTCCTGCTGTGCAGCATCCTGATCCCGCTCAGCCGGCTGGTTTCGAAATTTCCGTCCAATTTTTCCTTTCCCCGGGTTCAGGCGCAGGCCGACGACGCTTTTCAGAACACCGTGGACACGCAGATTTCCCAAGCGGCGGAACAGGGGATCGAGAACGTTGTGGCCGGGGAACTGTTAAAACTTGACGTCAAATACAAAAATGTTGCGGTGATGATGGATACAAACGAAGATGGCAGCATATCAATTACTAAGGTGGTTGTCAGTCTTGACCGGAAGGATTCGGGGCGGAGCGAACAGGTGAAAGCCTGCCTGGAAAAAGTTTTGGGACTGAAAACGGAGGTAACGGTTCATGCCGGATCATGA
- a CDS encoding Stage III sporulation protein AG, which yields MPDHEKKAKSNGSSWIQKLADNDTYRKWILIIGFAGIALIFISGYFRNGGAKEAAAPVDSEPSSASAQEYAQQVETSLTELISSIRGAGSAKVLVTLERNTQYVYATEEKKSTQTTQDKAANATVEANDSSETKYILVKDADGSQKALAVTEVQPIVKGVVIVCEGGNQPAVQKDIIDAVTTALNLSSARVCVIKAK from the coding sequence ATGCCGGATCATGAAAAGAAAGCGAAATCAAATGGATCTTCCTGGATTCAGAAGCTTGCGGATAACGACACCTACCGAAAATGGATTTTAATCATCGGCTTTGCGGGGATCGCTCTGATTTTCATTTCCGGGTATTTCCGAAACGGCGGGGCAAAGGAAGCCGCCGCTCCGGTCGATTCGGAACCGTCTTCCGCTTCCGCGCAGGAATACGCCCAGCAGGTGGAAACGAGCCTGACGGAGCTGATTTCCAGCATCCGCGGCGCGGGTTCCGCCAAAGTTCTGGTTACGCTCGAGCGGAACACGCAGTATGTGTATGCGACGGAGGAAAAAAAGAGCACGCAGACCACACAGGATAAGGCGGCGAACGCCACGGTAGAGGCAAACGACAGCTCCGAAACGAAATATATTCTCGTCAAGGATGCCGACGGTTCCCAGAAAGCACTTGCCGTAACAGAGGTCCAGCCGATCGTTAAGGGGGTCGTCATCGTATGTGAGGGCGGAAATCAGCCGGCAGTACAGAAAGATATCATCGATGCGGTCACCACCGCGCTGAACCTTTCCTCTGCGCGGGTGTGCGTGATAAAAGCAAAATAA
- a CDS encoding Sporulation protein, whose amino-acid sequence MGFGKRQLVLASLVVALGAAVYLNWVFMGNEPLIATDTLTSEGELGAAQLVNGKGDASSLPSSEAPKTSSSSSEPSSAAETGAKVDEYFTQVSLSRQKARDSAVDMLKQVVENEKSDDAAKKEAVEKAAKIAENIVQESNIESLIKAKGFADCVVFLENGECSTVVRTQGLLPNEAIAIKDIIGGQAGISYDKIKIIEAK is encoded by the coding sequence ATGGGCTTTGGAAAACGTCAGCTGGTACTCGCGTCACTGGTGGTCGCGCTGGGGGCGGCTGTCTACTTAAACTGGGTCTTTATGGGCAACGAACCGCTGATCGCGACGGATACGCTGACATCCGAAGGAGAGCTTGGGGCGGCTCAGCTTGTCAACGGAAAAGGGGATGCAAGCTCCCTGCCATCCTCCGAAGCGCCGAAAACATCTTCATCTTCATCCGAACCGTCTTCCGCAGCGGAAACCGGTGCCAAGGTCGACGAATATTTCACCCAGGTTTCGCTTTCCCGCCAGAAGGCGCGCGACAGCGCCGTTGACATGCTGAAGCAGGTGGTGGAGAACGAGAAATCCGACGACGCGGCGAAAAAGGAAGCGGTGGAAAAGGCGGCCAAGATCGCCGAAAATATCGTTCAGGAAAGCAATATCGAAAGCCTGATCAAGGCCAAGGGGTTTGCGGACTGCGTCGTGTTCCTCGAAAACGGGGAATGCAGCACCGTCGTGCGCACACAGGGCCTTCTGCCGAACGAAGCGATCGCCATCAAGGACATCATCGGCGGCCAGGCCGGAATTTCATATGATAAAATCAAGATCATCGAGGCAAAATAA
- the nusB gene encoding transcription termination factor NusB (Evidence 2a : Function from experimental evidences in other organisms; PubMedId : 16707701, 16946247, 27964882; Product type f : factor), translated as MSKGKISRRQEREQAFILIFERLFSRDPIREIIDTAESSEEVQISDFAEKTASGVEQHEPELDEKIEKNIRGWKIGRLSKVAFSLLRLAVYEMMYEKDIPVGVSINEAVDLAKKYGGAEDAPFLNGVLGSIAKELEPGDE; from the coding sequence ATGAGCAAAGGAAAAATCAGCAGACGGCAGGAACGGGAGCAGGCGTTTATCCTGATTTTCGAGCGGCTGTTCAGCCGAGACCCGATCAGGGAGATCATCGACACGGCGGAGAGCTCCGAAGAAGTGCAGATATCCGATTTTGCGGAAAAAACCGCGTCTGGGGTGGAGCAGCACGAGCCGGAGCTGGATGAAAAAATCGAAAAGAACATCCGCGGGTGGAAGATCGGCCGCCTCTCCAAAGTCGCGTTTTCCCTGCTTCGTCTTGCCGTTTACGAGATGATGTATGAAAAGGACATCCCGGTCGGCGTTTCCATCAACGAAGCGGTCGACCTCGCCAAAAAGTACGGGGGAGCGGAGGACGCGCCGTTTCTGAACGGCGTGCTCGGCTCGATCGCGAAAGAGCTGGAACCCGGCGATGAATGA
- a CDS encoding Peptidase, M22 family, translating into MNDFLGIDTSNYTTSAAVLRGDGAVRQNKRLLPVKSGQLGLRQSDAVFHHVQQLPEILEPLIRAGYSFRAVGASDRPRAEKGSYMPCFTVGSGAARVLANAFGVPLHLFSHQAGHIAAALYSAGKLELLGQEFLAFHVSGGTTEAVLVSPDREQVIRTHIVASSLDLKGGQAVDRVGAMLGLPFPAGKELEKLALSCSRNFRVRPVLRGCDCSLSGIENQCAKQKRAGVPPQEIARFCLDSLLAALDGMCGALLREYGPLSVVFAGGVMSNSIIRRALTEKYGAYFAAPEYSADNAAGIAVLASRREAEK; encoded by the coding sequence ATGAATGATTTTCTCGGGATCGACACCAGCAACTATACCACATCCGCGGCCGTCCTGCGGGGAGACGGGGCCGTGCGGCAGAACAAGCGCCTGCTCCCGGTAAAAAGCGGGCAGCTCGGCCTGCGTCAGAGCGACGCCGTCTTCCATCACGTTCAGCAGCTCCCGGAAATTCTGGAACCACTGATTCGGGCTGGGTACTCTTTCCGGGCCGTCGGCGCGTCGGACAGGCCCCGTGCCGAAAAAGGCTCGTATATGCCCTGCTTTACGGTGGGGAGCGGCGCCGCGCGGGTTCTGGCGAATGCCTTCGGCGTTCCGCTCCACCTGTTTTCCCACCAGGCCGGCCACATCGCCGCCGCGCTGTATTCCGCCGGAAAGCTGGAGCTGCTCGGACAGGAGTTTCTCGCATTCCACGTTTCGGGCGGCACAACGGAGGCCGTGCTCGTTTCCCCGGACCGGGAGCAGGTCATTCGAACCCATATCGTCGCGTCGTCGCTGGACTTAAAAGGCGGACAGGCCGTGGACCGCGTCGGGGCGATGCTGGGGCTTCCGTTTCCGGCGGGAAAGGAGCTGGAAAAGCTCGCGCTTTCCTGCAGCCGGAATTTCCGGGTCCGCCCCGTGCTCCGGGGGTGCGACTGCTCGCTTTCCGGGATCGAGAACCAGTGCGCGAAACAGAAGCGGGCTGGCGTTCCCCCACAGGAGATCGCGCGGTTCTGTCTGGATTCCCTGCTTGCCGCGCTGGATGGCATGTGCGGCGCCTTGCTTCGGGAGTACGGCCCGCTGTCCGTCGTGTTTGCGGGCGGCGTGATGTCGAACAGCATCATCCGGCGGGCGCTGACCGAAAAATACGGGGCATATTTCGCCGCGCCCGAATATTCCGCCGACAATGCGGCGGGAATCGCGGTGCTGGCATCCAGAAGGGAGGCGGAAAAATGA
- the xseA gene encoding exodeoxyribonuclease VII (large subunit) (Evidence 2a : Function from experimental evidences in other organisms; PubMedId : 12682299, 17182742; Product type e : enzyme), producing MNTPIVLTVTQLNRYLKSIFDGDAHLANVFLTGEISNFTDHYRSGHLYFSLKDDRSVIRAVMFAQQARRLKFRPGDGMRVIARGRVSVYEQSGQYQLYVQDMQPDGLGALNLAFEQLKKRLAAEGLFDPERKKSLPKFPQSVGVVTSPTGAAVQDIRQILGRRYPLAQVVLCPVLVQGEGAAEQIAEAIRRFNRLRCADVLIVGRGGGSIEDLWAFNEEIVARAVAESEIPVISAVGHETDYTICDFAADLRAPTPSAAAELAVPDVRELLSSVSSAGIRMKQALSLDLRRMQTDRLVERMVRQMKREVETGKMMLSQKSAALDTLSPLRVLERGYAVALDPKGAALKNAADAVPGEPLTLLLSRGKLACRVEKILNTERDGGHNEKREDV from the coding sequence ATGAATACGCCGATTGTGCTGACCGTAACGCAGCTGAACCGATATCTGAAATCCATATTTGATGGGGACGCCCATCTGGCCAACGTTTTTCTAACCGGAGAGATTTCGAATTTCACGGATCATTACCGGTCGGGCCACCTTTATTTTTCGCTGAAGGACGACAGATCCGTGATCCGCGCGGTCATGTTCGCACAGCAGGCCCGGCGGCTGAAATTCCGGCCAGGGGACGGGATGCGCGTCATCGCGCGCGGCCGCGTCTCCGTTTACGAACAAAGCGGGCAGTATCAGCTTTATGTGCAGGATATGCAGCCGGACGGCCTGGGCGCCCTGAACCTCGCGTTCGAGCAGCTCAAAAAAAGGCTGGCCGCCGAAGGGCTTTTTGATCCGGAGCGCAAAAAGAGCCTGCCGAAGTTCCCGCAGTCCGTCGGGGTCGTCACGTCGCCCACGGGCGCGGCGGTTCAGGATATCCGTCAGATTCTCGGCCGCCGCTATCCGCTGGCGCAGGTCGTGCTTTGCCCGGTTCTGGTGCAGGGTGAAGGGGCCGCGGAGCAGATCGCCGAAGCGATCCGGCGGTTCAACCGGCTTCGCTGCGCCGACGTGCTGATCGTCGGGCGCGGCGGGGGCTCCATCGAGGATTTGTGGGCTTTCAACGAGGAGATCGTCGCCCGCGCCGTGGCGGAGTCGGAAATCCCCGTGATTTCCGCCGTGGGGCACGAGACCGATTACACGATCTGCGATTTTGCGGCGGACCTGCGCGCCCCCACGCCTTCCGCGGCGGCGGAGCTCGCGGTCCCCGACGTCAGGGAACTTCTGTCTTCCGTTTCGTCGGCCGGGATTCGGATGAAACAGGCGCTGTCCCTCGATCTGCGCCGGATGCAGACGGACCGCTTGGTGGAGCGGATGGTGCGGCAGATGAAGCGGGAGGTCGAAACCGGAAAAATGATGCTTTCCCAGAAATCGGCGGCGCTCGACACGCTCAGCCCGCTTCGGGTTCTGGAGCGCGGCTATGCGGTGGCGCTCGATCCGAAGGGAGCCGCGCTGAAAAACGCGGCGGATGCCGTCCCGGGGGAACCCCTCACGCTTCTGCTGAGCCGGGGGAAACTCGCATGCAGAGTGGAAAAGATTCTGAATACCGAAAGGGACGGTGGACATAATGAAAAAAGAGAAGACGTTTGA
- the xseB gene encoding Exodeoxyribonuclease 7 small subunit: MKKEKTFEAAMTELSEIVEKLESGETSLDESLRLFETGTKLVSFCYDKLQSAEQKVREITEFEERQEKRE, translated from the coding sequence ATGAAAAAAGAGAAGACGTTTGAAGCGGCGATGACGGAGCTTTCCGAAATCGTCGAAAAGCTGGAAAGCGGAGAAACCTCTCTGGATGAATCCCTCCGTCTGTTTGAAACGGGGACGAAGCTCGTGTCCTTCTGCTATGACAAGCTTCAGTCGGCGGAGCAGAAGGTCCGGGAGATCACGGAATTTGAAGAAAGACAGGAAAAGCGGGAATGA